The following coding sequences are from one Cervus canadensis isolate Bull #8, Minnesota chromosome 4, ASM1932006v1, whole genome shotgun sequence window:
- the GPR150 gene encoding probable G-protein coupled receptor 150, which yields MEAPFSPSTPSPAPNLSVPISLGWGLNLTSGQGAPVPGPPPPPPSGPPSRRVRLVCLGVILVVTVAGNATVLCRLCGGGGGAWAGPKRRKMDFLLVQLALADLYAGGGTALSQLAWELLGEPRRAAGDLACRCVHLLRASGRAASAHLVALIALERQRAVRRPQGPPLPARALAALGWLLALLLALPAAFVVRGGAPSPPPPAAPPPARAWPGERRCQDIFAPLPRWHLMLYALYEALAGFAAPAAVMSVAGGRLLRAWRLRPPQAPSAAAAPRSASPGQGPAPNVLPRAKVQSLKMSLVLALLFVGCELPYFAARLAATWSSGPVGDWETDDLAVALRLVGVANSALDPFVYLFFQAGGCRLRQRLRRRLGPLCCPPEGAAEDEERARGHQALHRHRWPHPHYHHARREQPEQGYLRPPPPRPRPPPCSCESVF from the coding sequence ATGGAGGCTCCCTTCAGCCCCTCAACTCCGTCGCCGGCGCCCAACCTCTCCGTACCCATCTCGCTGGGCTGGGGTCTCAACCTGACTTCCGGACAGGGAGCCCCAGTCCCGGGGCCCCCGCCTCCGCCGCCGTCCGGGCCGCCCAGCCGCCGCGTACGCCTGGTCTGCCTGGGGGTCATCCTGGTGGTGACGGTGGCTGGCAACGCCACAGTGCTGTGTCGCCTgtgcggcggcggcggtggggcCTGGGCGGGTCCCAAGCGTCGCAAGATGGACTTCCTGCTGGTGCAGCTGGCCCTGGCCGACCTGTACGCGGGCGGGGGCACCGCGCTGTCGCAGCTGGCTTGGGAACTGCTGGGCGAGCCGCGCCGGGCCGCAGGCGACCTGGCGTGCCGCTGCGTGCACCTCCTGCGGGCGTCCGGCCGCGCCGCCTCGGCCCACCTCGTGGCGCTCATCGCCCTCGAGCGCCAGCGCGCCGTGCGCCGCCCGCAGGGCCCGCCACTGCCCGCGCGCGCCCTCGCCGCCCTGGGCTGGCTGCTGGCGCTGCTGCTGGCGCTGCCCGCCGCCTTCGTGGTGCGCGGgggcgccccctccccgccgccgcccgcggcgcccccgcccgcccgcgcCTGGCCGGGGGAGCGCCGCTGCCAAGACATCTTCGCGCCGCTGCCGCGCTGGCACCTGATGCTCTACGCGCTCTACGAGGCCTTGGCGGGCTTCGCGGCGCCGGCCGCGGTCATGAGCGTCGCGGGCGGCCGCCTGCTCCGCGCCTGGCGACTGCGCCCGCCCCAAGCCCCATCGGCGGCGGCGGCACCCAGGTCAGCCAGTCCCGGCCAGGGCCCCGCGCCCAACGTGCTGCCCCGTGCCAAGGTGCAGAGCCTCAAGATGAGCCTGGTGCTGGCGCTGCTGTTCGTGGGGTGCGAGCTGCCCTACTTCGCGGCCCGGTTGGCGGCCACGTGGTCGTCTGGACCGGTGGGGGACTGGGAGACCGACGACCTGGCGGTGGCGCTGCGCCTCGTGGGGGTGGCCAACAGCGCCCTCGATCCCTTCGTCTACCTATTCTTCCAGGCCGGCGGCTGTCGGCTCCGGCAGCGCCTGCGGAGGCGCCTGGGCCCGCTGTGCTGCCCGCCAGAGGGGGCCGCGGAGGACGAGGAGAGGGCCCGGGGCCACCAGGCGCTCCACCGCCACCGCTGGCCCCACCCGCATTATCACCACGCCCGGCGGGAGCAGCCCGAGCAGGGTTACCTGCGCCCACCCCCGCCGCGCCCCCGGCCGCCGCCCTGCTCCTGCGAAAGCGTCTTCTAG